Proteins co-encoded in one Thamnophis elegans isolate rThaEle1 chromosome 1, rThaEle1.pri, whole genome shotgun sequence genomic window:
- the WDSUB1 gene encoding WD repeat, SAM and U-box domain-containing protein 1 isoform X1, protein MVKLICTLADHKDDVNCCAFSSSYLATCSLDKTVRLYSLNDFDEVPYSPLKGHTYAVHCCCFSPSGHILASCSTDGNTILWTTQDGLKVAVLEHPCRNPLRICRFSPDSTYLVSGAADGSVNVWNVQTLKLYRSGSVKDGSLVACAFAPNGRFFVTGSSCGDLTFWDDKMKCLYNEKAHDLSVTCCDFSSRPHSDKQDADYFRMASSGQDGISKIWLVSSSDSTGFDLQYRCTLSGHTAPVLACAFSSNGQVLVTGSVDKTVMIFETSTGSNLHILTQHTRYVTTCAFAPDMPLFATGSMDKCVHIWQLEPEQLFTGSPLIRESKISVDNWTEEDVSVWLQTHNLQVLVEIFKRNNIDGKELLNLTKESLIDDLKIESLGLRSKVLRNIVELRNEMKSASLGIPDEFLCPITKELMKEPVIAADGYSYEKEAIENWIIKKRRSSPMTNLSLQRLVLTPNRTLKMAINRWLETHPEYNEKQAP, encoded by the exons ATGGTTAAATTAATTTGCACTTTGGCAGACCACAAAGATGATGTCAACTGTTGTGCCTTCTCTTCTTCCTATTTGGCGACATGCTCCTTGGACAAAACAGTCCGTCTGTATTCGTTAAACGATTTTGATGAGGTTCCTTACTCACCATTAAAAGGCCACACTTACGCAGTCCATtgctgttgcttctctccttcgggacatattttggcttcatgttctacagatggcaacACAATTTTGTGGACGACTCAAGATGGGTTGAAAGtggcagtgttggagcatccctGTAGAAACCCTCTAAGAATTTGTCGATTTTCCCCTGATTCCACATATTTAGTTTCAGGAGCAGCTGATGGAAGTGTAAATGTGTGGAATGTTCAGACACTAAAATTGTATCG gTCTGGTAGTGTTAAAGATGGATCATTGGTAGCTTGTGCATTTGCTCCTAATGGACGTTTCTTTGTGACGGGATCATCCTGTGGAGATCTAACTTTCTGGGATGACAAAATGAAGTGCTTATATAATGAGAAAGCTCATGATCTTAGTGTTACCTGCTGTGACTTTTCTTCAAGGCCACATTCTG ATAAGCAAGATGCTGATTATTTCAGAATGGCATCTTCTGGTCAGGATGGCATAAGTAAGATCTGGCTCGTTTCATCTTCTGATTCTACAG GATTTGACCTGCAATATAGATGTACTTTAAGTGGACATACTGCCCCGGTTCTGGCTTGTGCTTTTTCCTCCAATGGGCAGGTTTTAGTTACTGG ATCTGTGGACAAAACTGTAATGATTTTTGAAACT AGCACTGGGAGCAACTTGCACATTTTGACTCAGCATACTAG ATATGTTACAACTTGTGCCTTTGCACCAGATATGCCATTATTTGCTACCGGTTCAATGGATAAATGTGTCCACATCTGGCAACTGGAACCAGAGCAACTTTTCACAG GAAGTCCTCTGATAAGGGAAtcaaaaatttctgttgataacTGGACAGAAGAAGATGTTTCCGTTTGGCTTCAAACACATAACTTGCAAGTTCTAGttgagatttttaaaagaaacaatattGATGGTAAAGAATTGTTAAATCTTACAAAAGAGAGCTTGATTGATGATTTAAAAATTG aatctttagGTCTTCGCAGTAAAGTTTTGCGTAACATTGTGGAGCTGAGGAATGAGATGAAATCTGCTTCTCTAGGCATTCCTGATGAATTCCTGTGTCCCATAACCAAAGAACTTATGAAAGAGCCAGTGATTGCTGCAG atGGCTACTCCTATGAGAAGGAAGCAATAGAAAATTGGATAATTAAAAAACGGCGTTCTAGTCCAATGACGAATCTTTCTCTTCAGAGACTTGTACTCACCCCAAACCGAACCCTAAAAATGGCTATTAATCGCTGGTTGGAAACTCATCCGGAATATAATGAAAAGCAAGCACCTTAA
- the WDSUB1 gene encoding WD repeat, SAM and U-box domain-containing protein 1 isoform X2: protein MVKLICTLADHKDDVNCCAFSSSYLATCSLDKTVRLYSLNDFDEVPYSPLKGHTYAVHCCCFSPSGHILASCSTDGNTILWTTQDGLKVAVLEHPCRNPLRICRFSPDSTYLVSGAADGSVNVWNVQTLKLYRSGSVKDGSLVACAFAPNGRFFVTGSSCGDLTFWDDKMKCLYNEKAHDLSVTCCDFSSRPHSDKQDADYFRMASSGQDGISKIWLVSSSDSTGFDLQYRCTLSGHTAPVLACAFSSNGQVLVTGSVDKTVMIFETSTGSNLHILTQHTRYVTTCAFAPDMPLFATGSMDKCVHIWQLEPEQLFTGSPLIRESKISVDNWTEEDVSVWLQTHNLQVLVEIFKRNNIDESLGLRSKVLRNIVELRNEMKSASLGIPDEFLCPITKELMKEPVIAADGYSYEKEAIENWIIKKRRSSPMTNLSLQRLVLTPNRTLKMAINRWLETHPEYNEKQAP from the exons ATGGTTAAATTAATTTGCACTTTGGCAGACCACAAAGATGATGTCAACTGTTGTGCCTTCTCTTCTTCCTATTTGGCGACATGCTCCTTGGACAAAACAGTCCGTCTGTATTCGTTAAACGATTTTGATGAGGTTCCTTACTCACCATTAAAAGGCCACACTTACGCAGTCCATtgctgttgcttctctccttcgggacatattttggcttcatgttctacagatggcaacACAATTTTGTGGACGACTCAAGATGGGTTGAAAGtggcagtgttggagcatccctGTAGAAACCCTCTAAGAATTTGTCGATTTTCCCCTGATTCCACATATTTAGTTTCAGGAGCAGCTGATGGAAGTGTAAATGTGTGGAATGTTCAGACACTAAAATTGTATCG gTCTGGTAGTGTTAAAGATGGATCATTGGTAGCTTGTGCATTTGCTCCTAATGGACGTTTCTTTGTGACGGGATCATCCTGTGGAGATCTAACTTTCTGGGATGACAAAATGAAGTGCTTATATAATGAGAAAGCTCATGATCTTAGTGTTACCTGCTGTGACTTTTCTTCAAGGCCACATTCTG ATAAGCAAGATGCTGATTATTTCAGAATGGCATCTTCTGGTCAGGATGGCATAAGTAAGATCTGGCTCGTTTCATCTTCTGATTCTACAG GATTTGACCTGCAATATAGATGTACTTTAAGTGGACATACTGCCCCGGTTCTGGCTTGTGCTTTTTCCTCCAATGGGCAGGTTTTAGTTACTGG ATCTGTGGACAAAACTGTAATGATTTTTGAAACT AGCACTGGGAGCAACTTGCACATTTTGACTCAGCATACTAG ATATGTTACAACTTGTGCCTTTGCACCAGATATGCCATTATTTGCTACCGGTTCAATGGATAAATGTGTCCACATCTGGCAACTGGAACCAGAGCAACTTTTCACAG GAAGTCCTCTGATAAGGGAAtcaaaaatttctgttgataacTGGACAGAAGAAGATGTTTCCGTTTGGCTTCAAACACATAACTTGCAAGTTCTAGttgagatttttaaaagaaacaatattGATG aatctttagGTCTTCGCAGTAAAGTTTTGCGTAACATTGTGGAGCTGAGGAATGAGATGAAATCTGCTTCTCTAGGCATTCCTGATGAATTCCTGTGTCCCATAACCAAAGAACTTATGAAAGAGCCAGTGATTGCTGCAG atGGCTACTCCTATGAGAAGGAAGCAATAGAAAATTGGATAATTAAAAAACGGCGTTCTAGTCCAATGACGAATCTTTCTCTTCAGAGACTTGTACTCACCCCAAACCGAACCCTAAAAATGGCTATTAATCGCTGGTTGGAAACTCATCCGGAATATAATGAAAAGCAAGCACCTTAA